Within the Thermococcus sp. genome, the region CGGAACGCATCCAGGGCACACCACAGATGCCGTGGCAACTCTTCTGGCCGAGTACCTGCAGGCCGACCTTCTGGTTGTTGTCACGAACGTGGACGGCGTCTATGACTCCGACCCGCGGAAGAACCCAAACGCCAAAAAGCTCGACAGGATAACGCCGGAGCAACTCGTGGAGATAGCAATGGAGGCAGAGAGCAAAGCCGGTGGCAGTGGAGTCGTTGACGCTCTCGCTGCTAAGTTCATCCAGCGCGGGCGGATAAGGACGTACATAGTCGGCAAGCGCGATGCGTACCATCTCTTCGACGTCGTGAAGGGCAAGCACAACGGGACTGTTGTGGAGCCCTGACTTTACTTTTACCTAACTTTTTCCGTAAGGTTTTAGGGTTAGTTTCAACCCAACAAAAACCACCTTTTTATACCTCCTTCCCCTTCTCCCTCAGGTGGTGTTATATGAAAATCGTCGTCATCGGTTCTGGAACGGCGGGAAGCAACTTCGCTCTCTTCATGAGAAAGCTCGACAGGAAGGCTGAGATTACCGTCATCGGAAAGGAGGGAACCATGCAGTACTCCCCTTGCGCTCTACCGCACGTTATAAGTGGCACGATAGAGAAGCCCGAAGATGTCATCGTCTTCCCGAACGAGTTCTATGAAAAGCAGCGGATAAAGCTCATGCTGAACACCGAGGCCAAGGCAATAGACCGCGAGAGGAAGGTAGTCATCACGGATAAAGGCGAAGTCCCCTACGACAAGCTCGTCTTGGCGGTTGGCTCCAGAGCGTTTATCCCGCCAATAAAAGGGGCTGAAAACGAGGGCGTCTTTACCCTCAAGAGCCTCGACGACGTAAGGAAAATTAGATCCTACATCGCCGAGAGGAAACCGAAGAGAGCCGTCGTTATAGGTGCCGGCTTAATAGGCCTCGAAGGAGCTGAAGCATTTGCAAAACTCGGCATGGATGTTCTGGTTGTAGAGCTAATGGACAGGCTAATGCCTACGATGCTGGACAAAGATACCGCGAAGCTCGTCCAGGCCGAGATGGAAAAACACGGCGTTTCCTTCCGCTTCAAAGAGGGAGTCAGCGAGATAATTGGGAGCCCCGTTAAGGCAGTGAAAGTTGGGGAGGAAGAGGTTCCTGCTGATTTGGTTCTCATCGCCACAGGTGTTAGGGCGAACGTTGAGCTAGCTAAGAAAGCCGGCCTCGAAGTCAACAGGGGAATAGTTGTAAACGAGCACCTCCAGACGAGCGATCCAGATATTTACGCGATAGGAGACTGTGCAGAAGTTATTGACGCCGTAACGGGGAAGAGAACACTCAGCCAGCTTGGAACCTCCGCTGTGAGAATGGCCAAAATCGCGGCTGAGCACATAGCCGGGAAGGACGCATCGTTTAAGCCCGTCTTCAACACCGCCATTACAGAGCTGTTTGGACTTGAGATAGGGGCCTTCGGAATCATAGAGGAAGGGGCGAAGAAGGAGAG harbors:
- the pyrH gene encoding UMP kinase, with the protein product MRIVFDIGGSVLVPEDPDVDFIKAIAYELVKISEDHEVAVVVGGGKVARKYIKAAKEFTPNETFKDYIGIHITRANAMLLIAALGEKAYPFVIQDFRKAWEVIQLKKIPIMGGTHPGHTTDAVATLLAEYLQADLLVVVTNVDGVYDSDPRKNPNAKKLDRITPEQLVEIAMEAESKAGGSGVVDALAAKFIQRGRIRTYIVGKRDAYHLFDVVKGKHNGTVVEP
- a CDS encoding FAD-dependent oxidoreductase; amino-acid sequence: MKIVVIGSGTAGSNFALFMRKLDRKAEITVIGKEGTMQYSPCALPHVISGTIEKPEDVIVFPNEFYEKQRIKLMLNTEAKAIDRERKVVITDKGEVPYDKLVLAVGSRAFIPPIKGAENEGVFTLKSLDDVRKIRSYIAERKPKRAVVIGAGLIGLEGAEAFAKLGMDVLVVELMDRLMPTMLDKDTAKLVQAEMEKHGVSFRFKEGVSEIIGSPVKAVKVGEEEVPADLVLIATGVRANVELAKKAGLEVNRGIVVNEHLQTSDPDIYAIGDCAEVIDAVTGKRTLSQLGTSAVRMAKIAAEHIAGKDASFKPVFNTAITELFGLEIGAFGIIEEGAKKESIDIAVGKFKGSTKPEYYPGGKPITVKVIFRKSDKKLIGAQVVGGERVWGRIMTLSALAQKGATVEDVVYLETAYAPPISPTIDPITVAGEMALRRFR